Proteins from a genomic interval of Rhodococcus rhodochrous:
- a CDS encoding acyl-CoA dehydrogenase family protein: MTDVANSMLTAQTNTGSLDLRPSPRALELEQALVEFMHNHVFPAEHEYEAYRHNVGPDDHTVPPVIETLKQEARKRGLWNLFLPSESGIGQLDYAGLAEITGWSLHLAPEATNGQAPDTGNMELLHLFGTDDQKKRWLDPLLNGEIRSAFSMTEIAVASSDATNIETRIERDGDSYIINGRKWWTSGAADPRCKLLIVMGKTDPAADTHRQQSMILVPIDTPGVTIVRDLPVFGRHDQHGHCEVVYDDVRVPAENLLGEEGGGFAMAQARLGPGRIHHCMRALGAAERALALMTTRAQGRVAFGKTLAEQGVVQHQIAESRVAIEQARLLCRLAAKTIDEHGNKAAAPYVSAAKVAVPRMTLEVIDRAIQVHGGAGMSDDVPLAAMYGWHRAMRIYDGPDEVHLRTIAKNELRKYPK, from the coding sequence ATGACCGACGTAGCGAACAGCATGCTCACCGCGCAGACGAACACCGGATCACTGGATCTTCGACCGTCTCCCAGAGCGCTCGAACTCGAACAGGCGCTGGTGGAGTTCATGCACAACCACGTGTTCCCCGCCGAACACGAATACGAGGCCTACCGCCACAACGTCGGCCCCGACGACCACACCGTCCCGCCCGTCATCGAGACCCTCAAGCAGGAGGCCCGCAAGCGCGGTCTGTGGAATCTGTTCCTGCCCTCCGAATCCGGTATCGGGCAGCTCGACTACGCCGGGCTCGCCGAGATCACCGGTTGGAGCCTGCATCTCGCACCGGAAGCCACCAACGGGCAGGCTCCCGATACCGGCAACATGGAACTGCTCCACCTGTTCGGCACCGATGATCAGAAGAAGCGGTGGCTCGATCCTCTGCTGAACGGGGAGATCCGGTCCGCCTTCTCGATGACCGAGATCGCCGTGGCCAGCTCCGACGCCACCAACATCGAGACCAGGATCGAGCGCGACGGCGACAGCTACATCATCAACGGTCGCAAGTGGTGGACCAGCGGCGCCGCGGATCCTCGCTGCAAGTTGCTGATCGTCATGGGCAAGACCGACCCCGCCGCCGACACCCACCGTCAGCAGTCCATGATCCTGGTGCCGATCGACACTCCGGGTGTCACGATCGTCCGCGACCTGCCGGTGTTCGGACGACACGACCAGCACGGTCACTGCGAAGTCGTCTACGACGACGTCCGCGTGCCCGCCGAGAACCTCCTCGGGGAGGAAGGTGGTGGATTTGCCATGGCGCAGGCACGTCTCGGCCCCGGCCGCATCCACCACTGCATGCGCGCACTCGGTGCCGCCGAACGGGCCCTGGCGCTGATGACCACGCGCGCGCAAGGGCGTGTCGCCTTCGGCAAGACACTGGCCGAGCAGGGTGTCGTGCAGCATCAGATCGCCGAATCGCGCGTCGCGATCGAACAGGCCCGGCTGCTGTGTCGTCTTGCGGCCAAGACCATCGACGAACACGGGAACAAGGCCGCCGCCCCGTACGTGTCCGCCGCGAAGGTCGCAGTGCCGCGCATGACCCTCGAGGTGATCGACCGGGCGATCCAGGTGCACGGAGGTGCGGGTATGAGCGACGACGTACCCTTGGCTGCGATGTACGGCTGGCACCGAGCCATGCGCATCTACGACGGGCCCGACGAAGTACACCTGCGCACGATCGCCAAGAACGAACTACGCAAGTACCCGAAGTGA
- a CDS encoding alpha/beta fold hydrolase, with amino-acid sequence MHVDVCGLDIAFERTGTGPAVVLAHGFVGDARSTWGHQIEALSSEYTVIAWDAPGAGGSSEPPAGFDMNAYADCLAELLRALRIERAHLVGLSFGAALALAVFHRHRRLISSLTLVSGYAGWLGSLGVEDSEQRLTRSLEASRLHPDEFVATMAPSMFSDSADSRLVAPFLDSVRAFHPDGFRAMARASYADQRHVLAEIDVPTLLLYSSHDVRAPVSLGEDIHRAVPGSELVVLTGPGHVSTVEAPNDVTRELRRFLRSVESSLA; translated from the coding sequence GTGCACGTCGACGTGTGTGGGCTCGACATCGCTTTCGAACGCACCGGGACCGGGCCTGCCGTCGTCCTGGCGCACGGCTTCGTCGGTGATGCCCGCTCGACGTGGGGTCACCAGATCGAAGCCCTCTCGAGCGAGTACACCGTGATCGCCTGGGACGCACCCGGAGCAGGTGGGTCATCCGAACCTCCGGCCGGCTTCGACATGAACGCCTACGCCGATTGCCTGGCAGAACTCCTCCGGGCATTGCGGATCGAGCGAGCACACCTCGTCGGGCTCTCGTTCGGTGCGGCTCTGGCGCTCGCGGTGTTCCACCGGCACCGCAGGCTCATCTCGTCGCTCACCCTGGTGAGCGGATATGCCGGATGGCTCGGATCGCTCGGCGTCGAGGACTCGGAGCAGAGGCTGACCCGATCGCTGGAGGCATCACGGTTGCATCCCGACGAGTTCGTTGCCACGATGGCGCCGTCGATGTTCTCCGACTCCGCAGACAGTCGACTCGTGGCGCCGTTCCTCGACAGCGTCCGCGCGTTCCATCCCGACGGCTTCCGGGCGATGGCGCGCGCCAGCTACGCCGACCAGCGGCATGTGCTGGCCGAGATCGATGTTCCGACGCTCCTGCTGTACTCCAGCCACGATGTACGCGCTCCCGTCTCCCTCGGTGAGGACATCCACCGCGCAGTGCCCGGGTCGGAACTTGTCGTTCTGACCGGACCCGGTCACGTCAGCACGGTCGAGGCCCCGAACGACGTCACCCGCGAGCTGCGGCGTTTCCTACGTTCGGTCGAGTCATCCCTCGCATGA
- a CDS encoding VOC family protein produces MAHVRRFDHVGLTVSDLDVATAFFVGLGFEVEGTGSVQGDFPATVCGLPGTHCDIVMLRPPDGGARLELSRFITPDHFPGSPTAMPNELGIRNVSFEVGDLHAAVDAVAEQGYGLVGGIGEYENSVRMAYVRGPDGIIVSLFEQLG; encoded by the coding sequence ATGGCACACGTACGGCGTTTCGATCATGTCGGCCTGACCGTCTCCGACCTCGACGTCGCGACGGCGTTCTTCGTCGGCCTCGGCTTCGAGGTCGAAGGCACCGGCTCTGTGCAGGGCGACTTTCCCGCGACCGTCTGCGGCCTTCCCGGCACGCACTGCGACATCGTGATGCTCCGCCCCCCGGACGGAGGAGCCCGGCTCGAACTCTCGAGGTTCATCACACCCGACCACTTTCCCGGCTCGCCGACGGCGATGCCCAACGAGCTCGGGATCCGCAATGTGTCCTTCGAGGTCGGCGACCTCCACGCTGCCGTCGATGCTGTCGCCGAGCAGGGATACGGCCTCGTCGGGGGCATCGGTGAGTACGAGAACAGTGTGCGAATGGCCTACGTACGGGGACCCGACGGGATTATCGTGTCGCTGTTCGAACAGCTCGGTTGA
- a CDS encoding coiled-coil domain-containing protein encodes MTDAHSPTPEATTDEDDSSKPRVGRPRKYATAADRVRAYRERERAKKEAAGMAPSVVESPDDAVSALTAATTALRALATNTVEQYSAIAERITTAVDKLTDAEALEAQMTRSAAELAKVKADADAKIVRLREQLAQALEDRDNADAAVAAVDAELADARTAHTEQVRRLEEAHHAELTRLKDEHAATLQRWKDEFEAATAEHTRTVGDLRATIVQQDESLTSQRRELDDAAAQRERATVEITDLRAEIARVQAALDREVATRERLDTELTTERDRTSELRSRLEESRITAATAQAAETAARARGDELRTELSALRDEITALRDETKTFQTENLTLKAEATSLRAELDAARTAGTS; translated from the coding sequence ATGACCGACGCACACTCCCCCACCCCCGAAGCGACCACCGACGAGGACGACTCGAGCAAGCCTCGGGTGGGACGCCCCCGGAAGTACGCCACCGCAGCCGACCGTGTGCGCGCCTATCGCGAACGCGAGCGCGCCAAGAAGGAAGCAGCCGGCATGGCCCCATCGGTCGTCGAGAGCCCGGACGATGCGGTCTCCGCGCTCACGGCCGCCACCACCGCACTACGCGCCCTGGCCACCAACACCGTCGAGCAGTACTCCGCGATCGCCGAGCGGATCACCACCGCGGTCGACAAGCTCACCGACGCCGAGGCTCTCGAGGCGCAGATGACGCGGTCCGCCGCGGAACTCGCGAAAGTCAAAGCCGACGCCGACGCGAAGATCGTGCGGCTACGCGAACAACTCGCCCAGGCACTCGAGGACCGCGACAACGCCGACGCCGCAGTGGCCGCCGTCGACGCCGAACTCGCCGACGCTCGTACCGCACACACCGAACAGGTGCGCCGACTCGAAGAGGCACATCACGCCGAGCTGACTCGGCTGAAGGACGAGCACGCCGCAACGCTGCAGCGATGGAAGGACGAGTTCGAGGCTGCAACCGCCGAGCACACACGGACCGTCGGCGACCTGCGCGCGACGATTGTCCAGCAGGACGAGTCCCTCACCTCACAGCGACGCGAACTCGACGACGCGGCAGCGCAGCGTGAGCGCGCGACCGTCGAGATCACCGATCTGCGAGCCGAGATCGCGCGCGTGCAGGCCGCGCTCGACCGGGAAGTCGCGACCCGCGAGCGCCTCGATACCGAGCTCACCACCGAGCGCGACCGCACCTCCGAGCTACGGAGCCGACTCGAGGAATCGCGCATCACCGCCGCGACGGCCCAGGCGGCCGAGACCGCAGCACGGGCGCGTGGCGACGAACTGCGGACCGAACTGTCGGCACTGCGCGACGAGATCACTGCCCTGCGCGACGAGACGAAGACATTTCAGACGGAGAATCTGACGCTGAAGGCCGAAGCGACTTCTCTCCGTGCCGAACTGGATGCAGCGAGAACGGCCGGGACGAGCTGA